A genomic segment from Enoplosus armatus isolate fEnoArm2 chromosome 12, fEnoArm2.hap1, whole genome shotgun sequence encodes:
- the LOC139294320 gene encoding phytanoyl-CoA hydroxylase-interacting protein-like has protein sequence MEVPGLAHNITSPLSPCEGMIKDLSLDAIQLCERDGSKSQDGSISEMEELPVPQNIKISNITCDSFKICWDMEPRSKERITHYFIDLNKKENKNSNKFKHKDVPTKLVAKAVPLPMTVRGHWFLSPRTEYTVAVQTASKQTDGDYAISEWSEIIEFCTADYSTVHLNQLLEKAEVIAGRMLRFSVFYRNQNKEYFDQAREAQENRMLPSVKDNSGSHGSPISGKLEGIFFSCNTEFNTGKPPQDSPYGRHRFEVRADALFNPDTNLYFGDFYCMYTAYHYVILVLAPKGSRGDDFCKQRLPALDITNNRFLTCKQDEDGDGSLVFHHAQDVILEVIYTEPLDLALGTVAEISGHQLMSMSTVNAKKDPSCKTCNISVGR, from the exons GAAGTAAATCCCAGGATGGCAGCATCTCCGAGATGGAGGAGCTCCCCGTTCCTCAGAACATCAAGATCAGCAACATCACCTGCGACTCCTTCAAGATTTGCTGGGACATGGAGCCGCGCAGCAAGGAGCGCATCACACACTACTTCATTGACCTGaacaagaaggaaaacaaaaactcaaacaagTTCAAACACAAG gaTGTTCCTACCAAGCTGGTGGCCAAAGCAGTGCCCCTGCCCATGACGGTTCGGGGCCACTGGTTCCTGAGCCCACGCACAGAGTACACCGTGGCCGTCCAGACCGCATCAAAACAGACTGACGGGGACTACGCCATCTCCGAGTGGAGCGAGATCATCGAGTTCTGCACTGCTG ATTATTCCACAGTGCATCTAAACCAGCTGTTGGAAAAGGCCGAGGTCATCGCTGGCCGGATGCTGCGTTTCTCTGTCTTCTACAGGAACCAGAATAAAGAGTACTTTGACCAAGCCAG GGAGGCGCAGGAGAACCGGATGCTGCCGTCAGTGAAAGACAACAGCGGCAGCCACGGCTCGCCCATCAGTGGCAAGCTGGAGGGCATTTTCTTCAGCTGCAACACAGAGTTCAATACAGGCAAGCCTCCGCAGGACTCCCCTTACGGTCGCCACCGCTTTGAGGTTCGGGCTGACGCGCTCTTCAACCCCGACACCAACCTGTACTTTGGAGACTTCTACTGCATGTATACAGCCTACCACTATGTTATCCTGGTCCTGGCGCCAAAGGGCTCTAGGGGCGACGACTTCTGTAAGCAGAGGCTTCCTGCGCTCGACATCACCAACAACCGCTTCCTTACCTGCAAGCAGGATGAAGACGGTGACGGCAGTCTGGTGTTTCACCACGCCCAGGATGTCATCCTGGAGGTGATCTACACAGAGCCTTTAGACCTGGCGTTGGGCACGGTGGCTGAGATCAGTGGGCACCAGCTGATGAGTATGTCCACAGTAAATGCCAAGAAGGACCCCAGCTGCAAGACCTGCAACATCAGTGTGGGACGCtaa